The genomic region CGCCTCTGTGGATATGTTCATCGGCACGACGCCACCAGTTGAGACATCCGTTCCAGAAGCACCTGCCAGTAATGTTCTCAACAGAACTGCACGTCCTTTCACACCTGGCTTCATTACTTTGCGGGCCGCAACTGCTCCAGTAGCATTCAATCCATCTGTCACAAAGACACACCATCGACCTACCTCAGCAGCTGCCTTTCCACCGCAATTTTCCACTGTCCCAGGGCAGGCTATTAATTCTACATCAGTTATGTTACAGCTGTCACCTGGTCCTCAAGTCTCTTCTAAACCTTCTGTAACTCGCACAGCGGAGGCTTCTGTCATCCTAAGCCCTTCGGCCAGTTCCTCTTTTATAGAGACAGCACACACACCGCAACAGATGACTGCTGCTTATCCAGTTCAACATGTAAATGTGCATCGAATGCCTCCAACTCCACCACAGCCCACCTTTTCAGCTCCACCACAACCAATGGTTTCAGCTTTACCGCAGTTCAAAGTTTCAGCTCCTATTCCTCCCGTATCTCAAATTCCTGCTCCAATTCAACGAGTTGCACTGGGTCCACCAGTTTTGCCAGGAGCACCTTCATGCCCAACTCAAATTCCCATGACACCTGTAGCACCAGTGTCCATGGTCTCCCACCCAGAAGTGATGCCTCCAACCCCTGTTGCTGGTTTCGGAGGTCGTTCCGGAATTTTACTTGAGGCTCGACGCCGTAGTGGAAAACCTAAACCTATGTTCCATGTACCAGAAGTCAAGAAGAGTTCACCCAATCCTGAGCTGTTGTCCATGGTGCAGAATTTTGATGAGAGGGCGACACAACCTAAGCATATCCAACCATTCTCTGAAGATTTTTATGGCTATGCGCAGGAAGGAGGAAGTGAGACGGTCAGCAAAGGGAAGATGCCTCCTCCCCCAGTGGCACCAAAGCCTCGGGTTCTGCAGGAGGCCCCGCAGATCATTCAAGCGGGAGGAAAGGGGGCTCAGCTCTTTGCCCGCAGACAGAACCGCATGGGTATGTATGTAGTGGATGCGGCTCCACAGACCCATTACCAACAGGAAGTGTCCTTTCATGGCCCTACGCAACCCCTCAACTCCTCCTCCAACCCCTCCATTCCCTCTCAGTGGAAATACTCCTCCAACGTGCATGCCCCTCCACCCATTGGGTATAATCCACTCCTTGCCCCTTCTATCCCCACAGGGCCTCAGAAGAACACAGCCAAGACGGCTAGTAAGAGTAAAGGTGGCTCCCAGCGTGAGGGCATCCAAGCTCTGGATTTCATGAGAAGGCAGCCCTACCAGCTCAACTCTGCCATGTTCAGTGGAAGTGCTGCTAACCCTTCTCAGCACAATCAGAGACAAGGACATTATACTGCAATGGTGGGCAGCTCCTTGGTTTCACCGAAGCAGATACCCATAAAAACAGCTCGTACCTATGAGATCAAGAGATTCTCAACACCAACGCCTATGTCTGCTCCCACTTTGGTTCCCAAAGTCCTTGCACCTCGCTCAGCCACCAGCCTCGGAGAGCGCATAAATCACTCTGATGTGACCAGTCCACCTCCTGGTCTGGCTTTTTCAACCCCAGATGCCAACTTGGCACAAGCTCCATTCAGAGAGTCAGCTTCATTCTCCTCCCAAATCGGTGGATTGCCCGGCCTTCCAAAATTATCTGCCATGCCGCCTCCGAACCCTGTGCCCGGTGTAGCAACACATTATAGCCCAGTGTCTTACAACACTGGCCTCCAGGCAGCCAAGCAGTTCCAGAGTGCTCCAGAGCTTAGttttctgtcttcattgcccccGCTCAAGTCCACCCCAATTCAGGCACCCAAACCGCGTTTTGTTGCTACCAAGGGGGGTGTTCAGCCTCATGTGTGGCGACCCGGGGCAATATAAACAACTGGAAACTCGCCACTACCGCACTGAATCCAAGTGTGCCGGTCACTCATTCGTCCTTGTAATTGTCTTTGCTGCTAGTGCTGGTTTGCTTGTTTTCCCAAAGAATCAGGCAAGCATCACATGAATAGATTTCCGGTTGCTTGgtgtaaagcaggggtccccaaactttttcctgtgagggccacataacctttcccttctctgatggcgggccggtggcagtttgtaacagaaaaagtgtgacgatcgtaggggagcttaaaaaaattattgttttccagaaagccacacataaccaaataacggttatttaataaccctttccaggttctttacagaaaaaaagtcaggaaacaaataataacactattaatgaaataaataataactaaaccctctctgagttcttcacagaaaaaacaggaaataaataactaaataactctctctgggttcttcatagaaaaaaaaccatggaacattaactttctgttgtgccatgcacaatcttaacagataaaagttcagctcagttgtcagagcagaacctctctgacacatatgagcagtctcttaaagttcttgtgttccttccttataatccttttgtaggttccagtaggcttgtagatactgctgtcttttttgttaaagtttgatagtgcgtcatagtctggagtaaaatttgttgtggcaattcttaggcgagatccgaggtgttggtccgtttacctcgatctgtgacgggtagatgttgacgttcatgtggctgaacgtcacgtcgcgtacgtcgagccaaattggcaactcttttaaacgctcggcactgttcaccctgctttacttgggcgacattttaacggaaggattccaggggaaggtttgtgggtggctttagcgcaaaactgcatctgaaagctcagcgcgcaaattacaagaatgctgtcgtcacagcccacgctctaaattcgggactgatacaaatagagcgcgagtgcgccatgtccgtacacgcacttgtgagtgtgcaccgagctttctgacacggcttccggtagtaaatgcgcaggcgagcgcttccccatctactggggaaacgcagtcattgcaggcaaaatgagcaaaaaaaaaaaaaaaaaggtttaataatacaatttattcagggttggcgggccggattaaacggtcccgcgggccgtatccggcccgcgggccgtagtttggtgacccctggtgtaaAGGGATGTCGCCCCGCATAAACAAGCAACTCTAAACATTATAATATATTAAGCTCAAGCTTCTAGACAGAAACATGTTCATCACTTTAATGTTGCTGCTTACGTCTTTAGATTAGTTACCATACTAACACACTGTATACTGCAAAGCAAACCATAATTTCAAATGTATACAATAACATTAAATGTCAATTAATATTTGTAAAACCACAATGGTTGATTACTCTTTTGGCACTCCAGCATGTGCACTTATGTACTTCACATCACATTATATTAGTCGTGTTAAGCTTCCTAATACAACAATGACACAGCTGCTAAGTGTGGTCTTGACAGATGTGTTAGtcatatcttttattttattaaatacaTAACAGAGATGAAcaagtgtgtgttttattgattCTATATGAAGTTGTGCAAGGGAAAGATGATTTATAGTGAGTATTAATAAAAGCGTTTGATGATATGAGAGAGGCTGTGGAGAGGTGGAAATGATCGGTAGGATAATAATAGGACAGACGTGAATGTGGTCAATGGTCAAAAATACACATGAATGATTTGATCGTATTTTTGTTTGTACGTAAGATTCAAAGTTGTTTAAGTCGTGAACACCCACAGCATGAAGATGTTAACAGAGGAGGTTGTCAAGATGACAAAAAGTCAATGcactgacatgttttttttgtttttgtttttttactgcaataagaaaaaaaaaagagatgagaGATTAGAGGTTCTAATTTGTTTTCTACTGTACGGATGATCTCAAGGGTGCAAAATCACATTTGTGGATATTATGGTGTAACGTATGACAATTACAAATGTGTCAGGATGTTAACAATGAGTGAAGATGTTTATATTTACAATAAAATGAGACATTTTTAGATGAATAAAATGACATCTGAAACGCACCACTTGTCTGACGTGTCTGGTTTTATACTGCCCCCAATTGTTCATTATAGAGATAgcccaatgattttttttcagggtCAGTACAAAAAGGACTTTACTTGGAATTTGCAACatgttcaagtttttttttttgttttatcttaaGCAAGACATCTTTATTTTCAATTGCTAACAAAAggtaagggggaaaaaaaagagttcccTGGATAAGCAGCATGTTTTAGAAAgttaaatgaaaatgtcaacataTAAATAACTCCATAAAGGTTTTAACAGAAAATACAAGTTTCCAAAGTTCCATTTCACTTTAAGTTGAAAAGATGACAAAAAGTGCAGTGGGCTCTCAGGTTTAGCATAATCTAGTCTTAGAATGTTAAGtgaaattaaatgaataaatcctTAAGGGTTTGTTCTTCtcgaattttcttttttgtgaaaaaaagaataacagtGATTctcaattccccccccccccccccccttttatagGGGGATgctaaaataaatgtttggttatttttttgttactttgtgGCACTGTAGTATGGGAGTGTGTAGTGTGGGGCACATACAGATGGATATTTGAATGTTTTGCCAAAACAGTATAAATAATCAGACAATTTACTTTATCTTAAATGTCCTACCTCTTGTCTCTTACGTACCTTTAATACGTAGAAAATGATTGCTTTCCCAATGTCAAGTGTGCATTTTCACTTGTGGCTCATCATCTCTGGTGCCACAGATGAGGAGTGTGCTTGTCTTTTTAGCATTTCTCCTTTccgagtctaaaaaaaaaaaatgattgaaaaagaattcaataAGAATAGGTAACGTGAGCAATGCGGAACGGCAAGAAACATCTTGAAAGAGTTCTTCAACATGCCCACAACTCACGAATATTTGCGTGCACTTAATTTGAGGTACCGAAGCGGAACCTCTCCACTGCAAACCAAGCATGTAACAACAAAAAATTTCTAGCATTTGTCTGAAAATAAGTCTCTAATAATAGGCATGTtaaccactagagggcactgcCACCATACAATATAAGTATCTCAGTCTTGAGCTTGCGTGTCAaataaaaaactttaaaaaaatcatccgAATGATCGCTCGTATCTTAAAATATTTTATGTCCACTCGCATCTCAAgtcttaaataaaataaacaaatacatgtTCATGGAATTAATAAATGATTCATTTATTGGATTAAAAAATGTAGTTAATAAATGTGAGTTATAATTTCAGCGAGCGGGAAGACAGATGAATGCAAGTGCtcgataatataaaaaaaaaaattgaaagaacAGGCAATAGTTTGCATTAATATTGTCCTGTAAAAGTATAGTGAGAGTGACTTTGTCAAAGCCGTGGAGTCACTTCAACAAACACATGCTTAACCTCACACCTTCACTGTGAGCATATGTGCATTTCCACTCGCCTTCACGTTCCTCTCACACTGCGTGCagcctaaacacacacacttgtggtCTCTTGGGGTTATCTTGTAACTGATGTGGCTTCCCTGCGTTCCTGCTGCTAAATATAAGCTCTGCAACCATCTGGGAGAATCATTTTGTTCCCTTAATATCCCCCATCAGCACTTTAAGCTGGCTAAAGGACTGACCCCCCAGATACCACCCGCCCTTCCATGCCTTAGCAGCTCCTGCATCCCTATTCATACTGCTCAAAATCCACCTCCGCCACCCACCCGTAGCCCCCAGCCTGGAAAAAGACTACCTGCCATTTGAGTGTAGGGTGGGTGTCGTGCTGACCCCCGAACTGGGATTCAAGTAGTCGTACGCTTTTGGGGGATCCGTCAACTCCGGATTTTGGGTCTCTTACTTGTCTACCTGCCACaggattataaaaaaaaaatacaggtgAGTTTTCGCGACATGACAGCTTtgattcaaatgtacaaaagtaCTAGCGATAAACAAATACAACATGTTTCTTTCTGGAGGGGCCTTTCCAGAGGAGCACGGAAATCTTAACAAAGATTCATTTTCTGCAATACCGcaattgtttgaatgaaaatccttttaaaatgattttaaaaagaTTCATTTGATGCCACTTGGACTATCCGCTTGCATCTTCAAATGACCAAAGGAATGGGCTGGTGTGCTGACCCTCCCACTCCTGGCGCTGCATGCATGTAATATGCCGTCACCAAACCCAGAAAAAAGGGGGTGTTAAACCTGAGAGCCCGCTCCTAAACATCTTGAGGATT from Syngnathus typhle isolate RoL2023-S1 ecotype Sweden linkage group LG8, RoL_Styp_1.0, whole genome shotgun sequence harbors:
- the synpo2la gene encoding synaptopodin 2-like protein, yielding MVAEEILITLSGGAPWGFRLQGGVENHKPLQVAKVRRRSKACRAGLKETDELVTINDQPCDVLSHAQAMSLIDASPMILHIRVKRVPAGFQSVVLMTRAPSPRIDKEYRASLLTLSPSDLHHAPVREVHRSRSSLTSGLTSPPGSEAYYGETDSDADVAGYERQRRQKRRSPNSNKPTGRTSPEGGETSEMSGYDSAPDAQVYLSEGHGGGGNGGLPGVARREVIYQPPAPGLWSSSQTSTETSSIISSADDQGPRDGEQEEDFIEIANVPLVSPERAKEAMMLSSRSQLVPMVGPVNNPVDEELTTTYMEKAKQAKLNRGDTPQDKHVKEARSKCRTIASLLTDAPNPHSKGVLMFKKRRQRSKKYTLTSFGSVDEDQSLDSQEEEEDGVLPGSESEFEEEGFSAAPDPTWDSDYLDMLEKRATAGVEGRGDGEEDAPSPGLNATTGKGAQLFEQQRKRAAEHAKKVEASQSQVAQQAINEQAHMFYPDSQGNAALQQDVYQAQATFNMSNGDLSQATGGTARMGMQGGARPAIASVDMFIGTTPPVETSVPEAPASNVLNRTARPFTPGFITLRAATAPVAFNPSVTKTHHRPTSAAAFPPQFSTVPGQAINSTSVMLQLSPGPQVSSKPSVTRTAEASVILSPSASSSFIETAHTPQQMTAAYPVQHVNVHRMPPTPPQPTFSAPPQPMVSALPQFKVSAPIPPVSQIPAPIQRVALGPPVLPGAPSCPTQIPMTPVAPVSMVSHPEVMPPTPVAGFGGRSGILLEARRRSGKPKPMFHVPEVKKSSPNPELLSMVQNFDERATQPKHIQPFSEDFYGYAQEGGSETVSKGKMPPPPVAPKPRVLQEAPQIIQAGGKGAQLFARRQNRMGMYVVDAAPQTHYQQEVSFHGPTQPLNSSSNPSIPSQWKYSSNVHAPPPIGYNPLLAPSIPTGPQKNTAKTASKSKGGSQREGIQALDFMRRQPYQLNSAMFSGSAANPSQHNQRQGHYTAMVGSSLVSPKQIPIKTARTYEIKRFSTPTPMSAPTLVPKVLAPRSATSLGERINHSDVTSPPPGLAFSTPDANLAQAPFRESASFSSQIGGLPGLPKLSAMPPPNPVPGVATHYSPVSYNTGLQAAKQFQSAPELSFLSSLPPLKSTPIQAPKPRFVATKGGVQPHVWRPGAI